The nucleotide window CTTGCCCTAACAATTTATCTTTATCTGATGCGATGATTTACGGTACCGGCGGCCTTACCGCAGCGTTATGCGTTGATAAGCTATTGCTTATGGGCGCTAAGCCTGATGATGGTCCGGTTGCTGTAACTGGCGCAACGGGAGGCGTTGGCAGCGTTGCCGTCGCGCTATTACATAAGCTCGGCTTTGACGTCGTCGCTTTTAGTGGCAAAACAGATAACAGCTACTTACAAAAATTAGGAGCCAATGACGTTGTTCATCGCGATCGACTCAATGATATAGGTGATAAACCGATGGGCCGCGCCCTGTATGCCCACGGTATAGATACGTTAGGCGGCGATTTTATGGCAAACCTAATTAAGCAAATTAAACCCAATGGCGGCGTCGCTGCCTGTGGTTTAGCAGCGTCTGCCACCTTTAGCTTAAACATGTTTCCGTTTATTACTCGTGGCGTATCCTTGTTAGGCGTTGACTCAGTAAATATTGCGCTTTCGAGAAAAGCGCATATGTGGCACAAAATATCCGAGCAATATTACCTACCGGTTTTAGCGACACTGTCCCAACAAATCTCGTTGGATCAGGTGCCTGATATTTTACCTAAGTTTTTTAAAGGTGAAGTCACCGGGCGATACTTGGTGAACATTGGCGAGTAATCGTTTTTAACGGCATCTTTTGATGCCATTAAATAAAAAACCATTTGTCAAAATGGCAAGCATAACCGCTAATCATGAACTAAAATTTGTGACAACGCTTGGCCATATAATAACAGTAATAGGCGTCGTAAGATTTCTATGGAGTTTTTATGTGGCTAAGAACCATCCTGCTGATATTGTCAGGGTTTTCCCTAGTATTATGCAGCTTTGCTTTAAGCAAAAATAGCTATGCGACCCCAGCACAGTCTGCGCAGCAGTCAGCTACGCAGACATCCGAACGACCAACAACGCAGACGACCAATTTGTGGCAGCTTGCTGCTCGCAACAAACAACCTGACCATCAGCAAACCCACGTTCATGAGCTAATCAACGAGCAAGACATAATAGTCAACTTTAATACTCAAGCGCTTACTGAGCTGCTCGTCGGTCAACAAATACGATTGCAAGTTAATCATCAGCAACACATTACTCTCACTGTAGACAGCAAAAAACACAGTGAGAAACACGGCAAACAAACATTATTTATCAGCGCCAGTGATCACCATGAACATACACCAACCACCTTGTTTTTAAGCCATCGCGATACCGCCAGCCAAGGTTGGTTAAGAACGCCAACGCAAAGCCTGCGACTGTTGGTGCAAAATGGTGAGGGTAAGTTGTTCGCCATCCATAGTATGCATAACGACGCGGACGATGTTAGACCGCACAAATACTTGCATAGTGATGATCTGCATGATCATGACAAAGCCCGTCAAATACAAAACAGAATTGCCGCGAACATGTCGTTAACAACGCCCCCACCGGAGTCGGAGATAGCCATACTTATGGTCTACACAGACGAGGTCGAAAGTTACTTTTCCGGGCAGCAAGACTTACATTTTAGTCACCTCATCGAAGTCGCCAATCAAACATTTAGCAACAGCAAGGTAGATATCAAATTGACATTGGCCGCTAGCCATAAACTGAGTTATCAATTTGATGGCGATTTACAAACCGCATTGCGCGATGTGACCTACAACGATTTACAACAACGAGAAAAAATCGAGCAAATCCGCTATGAAACGGCGGCGGATTTGGTGTTTTTTATCCTTGGGCGCAGAACATCAAATGTTACCGGTTATGCGTGGGTAAATGGTGAGTATGGGGTGATAAGTGAGGATATTCGTTCCATGTATTCGGTTATGCATGTCAATGCCTCGGATTACGTGTTTGCCCATGAGATCGGCCATAATCTTGGCTTGCGACATTCCAGAATGCAATGGCCATATGAAGGCTCCACCTTCGACTTTGCCTTGGGCCATGGCGTTGAAAAACGCTTTATCACGGTCATGGCGTATAACAGTGATTTCAAAACATCAAACCGCTTAGCTGTATTCTCTAACCCCGAGTTATCTTGCTTAGGTTACCCTTGCGGTGTCGATCAATCTGATCAGCAACAGGGTGCAGATGCCAGCTTTGCCCTC belongs to Thalassotalea sp. HSM 43 and includes:
- a CDS encoding YhdH/YhfP family quinone oxidoreductase encodes the protein MTQSYRALWVEEQADGSFSQQIKQLDMSNLPDDEVLIKVHYSSLNYKDAMSAAGNKGVTRQFPHTPGIDAAGTIVNDKTNQFAKDSKVLVFGYDLGMNTPGGLAQYICVPSSWVVPCPNNLSLSDAMIYGTGGLTAALCVDKLLLMGAKPDDGPVAVTGATGGVGSVAVALLHKLGFDVVAFSGKTDNSYLQKLGANDVVHRDRLNDIGDKPMGRALYAHGIDTLGGDFMANLIKQIKPNGGVAACGLAASATFSLNMFPFITRGVSLLGVDSVNIALSRKAHMWHKISEQYYLPVLATLSQQISLDQVPDILPKFFKGEVTGRYLVNIGE
- a CDS encoding zinc-dependent metalloprotease family protein, whose translation is MWLRTILLILSGFSLVLCSFALSKNSYATPAQSAQQSATQTSERPTTQTTNLWQLAARNKQPDHQQTHVHELINEQDIIVNFNTQALTELLVGQQIRLQVNHQQHITLTVDSKKHSEKHGKQTLFISASDHHEHTPTTLFLSHRDTASQGWLRTPTQSLRLLVQNGEGKLFAIHSMHNDADDVRPHKYLHSDDLHDHDKARQIQNRIAANMSLTTPPPESEIAILMVYTDEVESYFSGQQDLHFSHLIEVANQTFSNSKVDIKLTLAASHKLSYQFDGDLQTALRDVTYNDLQQREKIEQIRYETAADLVFFILGRRTSNVTGYAWVNGEYGVISEDIRSMYSVMHVNASDYVFAHEIGHNLGLRHSRMQWPYEGSTFDFALGHGVEKRFITVMAYNSDFKTSNRLAVFSNPELSCLGYPCGVDQSDQQQGADASFALNVIRDDVAQFYSEPVNLTRSETLLTSFQHAQLKGCIQANIASHYYIGMFNSLSCEAKQISNLDDLSNLFALRTLNLSYNQINNIETLGKLKHLVSLNLNNNQVSDVSPLFNQQKRWLKLSLQNNPVYCWQVDYLQNFEDVYAIDLPADCDDATEYDDYDMDGTSNRDELNNNTNPALNALGAGVARFAIASYQFNGGAGDVSVKVERRNGNVGILEVSVAVNDGDNNVVSDEVITLQQRTLSFAHGQLETTLNLHIGELQSSSKTYQLVLNSGDNSSSANVIISNEQVTSAEQSSSSSGGSGGSLSWFIASLGLLMVMITRWRKASRQAFR